A single genomic interval of Nocardioides palaemonis harbors:
- a CDS encoding phosphatidate cytidylyltransferase has protein sequence MTTPDTPPAPAPKKDHGRAGRDLPAAIGSAVVLVGAILLSLFFWKTAFMAIVAVAVVVAIWELHRGLSAKDIDIPEQPLMLGGAVMVVVAYVWGAPALVTATAVTALAIMLWLLRRGVEGYVKNATASVFTLVYVPFLGSFVALLLAEGSRLPGFGLDLADDGVRGIITFIAITVASDTGGYVAGVLFGKHPMAPVISPKKSWEGFAGSAVACVAVGVWLVASFLDGDWWVGVLLGLITVVMATLGDLCESVIKRDLGIKDMSQVIPGHGGLMDRLDSLLATIAPIWLVLHYLVF, from the coding sequence ATGACCACCCCTGACACCCCGCCCGCGCCGGCACCCAAGAAGGACCACGGTCGCGCCGGCCGGGACCTCCCTGCTGCCATCGGCTCGGCCGTGGTGCTCGTGGGGGCGATCCTGCTCTCGCTCTTCTTCTGGAAGACCGCCTTCATGGCGATCGTCGCCGTCGCGGTGGTGGTGGCGATCTGGGAGCTGCACCGCGGGCTGTCCGCCAAGGACATCGACATCCCCGAGCAGCCGCTCATGCTCGGCGGCGCCGTCATGGTGGTCGTGGCCTATGTCTGGGGTGCCCCGGCGCTCGTGACCGCGACCGCCGTCACCGCGCTCGCGATCATGCTGTGGCTGCTGCGGCGCGGGGTCGAGGGATACGTCAAGAACGCCACCGCCTCGGTGTTCACGCTCGTCTACGTCCCGTTCCTCGGCTCGTTCGTCGCCCTCCTGCTCGCCGAGGGCAGCCGCCTGCCCGGGTTCGGGCTGGACCTGGCCGACGACGGCGTGCGCGGCATCATCACCTTCATCGCGATCACGGTCGCCTCCGACACCGGCGGCTACGTCGCCGGCGTGCTGTTCGGCAAGCACCCGATGGCGCCGGTGATCTCGCCCAAGAAGTCGTGGGAGGGCTTCGCCGGCTCGGCGGTGGCCTGCGTGGCCGTCGGCGTGTGGCTGGTGGCCTCGTTCCTCGACGGCGACTGGTGGGTCGGCGTGCTGCTCGGCCTGATCACCGTCGTGATGGCCACCCTCGGCGACCTGTGCGAGTCGGTCATCAAGCGCGACCTCGGCATCAAGGACATGAGCCAAGTCATCCCCGGCCACGGCGGCCTGATGGACCGGCTCGACTCGCTGCTCGCCACGATCGCCCCGATCTGGCTGGTGCTGCACTACCTCGTCTTCTGA
- a CDS encoding SDR family oxidoreductase: MRLLVTGGRTGYLGRHVVRAAAGHDVVAVGSADADVRDAGAVAALLERHRPDVVVHTAYVQSDHEVTATGAAHVADATADRGARLVLVSSDVVFGGSPEPYAEDAPTDPVNDYGRAKVEAERAALATCDDVVVVRTSLILGDGASVHEQLVRDLAGGADGALFEDERRTPAHVEDLAAALVELAGNDVQGVLHCGGADALSRLELGRLVARRDDLDPGALRAGRRADLADPGPVDVRLDSSRAATLLTTRLRGAREFL, encoded by the coding sequence ATGCGGCTCCTCGTCACCGGCGGCCGCACCGGGTACCTCGGACGCCACGTCGTCCGCGCGGCAGCGGGCCACGACGTCGTCGCGGTCGGCTCGGCCGACGCCGACGTCCGCGACGCCGGTGCCGTGGCGGCGCTGCTCGAGCGGCACCGCCCGGACGTGGTCGTCCACACCGCGTACGTCCAGTCCGACCACGAGGTGACGGCCACCGGCGCCGCGCACGTCGCCGACGCGACCGCCGACCGTGGCGCCCGGCTCGTTCTCGTGTCGAGCGACGTGGTGTTCGGCGGGTCGCCGGAGCCCTACGCCGAGGACGCGCCCACCGACCCGGTCAACGACTACGGGCGGGCGAAGGTCGAGGCCGAGCGGGCGGCGCTCGCCACCTGCGACGACGTCGTGGTCGTCCGCACGTCGCTGATCCTCGGTGACGGCGCGTCGGTGCACGAGCAACTGGTCCGCGACCTCGCAGGCGGCGCCGACGGGGCACTCTTCGAGGACGAGCGGCGCACCCCCGCGCACGTCGAGGACCTGGCGGCGGCCCTGGTCGAGCTCGCCGGCAACGACGTGCAGGGCGTGCTGCACTGCGGCGGCGCCGACGCGCTGAGCCGCCTCGAGCTCGGCCGGCTGGTCGCCCGTCGCGACGACCTCGACCCCGGGGCGCTGCGCGCCGGACGTCGCGCCGACCTGGCCGACCCGGGACCCGTCGACGTACGCCTCGACTCCTCGCGGGCCGCGACCCTCCTCACGACCCGGCTCCGCGGCGCGCGGGAGTTCCTGTGA
- a CDS encoding histidine phosphatase family protein, which yields MTLHLVRHGRPLVVPGEPAASWDLDPAAYDDVWALRSSGRLPARAAWFASPEPKALQTAQLLTDADVGVLDDLREHERSGEWVDDFAGTVRRAFERPDVPATDGWEPLTACRDRVVPAVRRVLEVHGDDDVVLVGHGTAWTVVVAALTGRPPDVERWAGLAMPDLITVDAVPGA from the coding sequence GTGACCCTCCACCTCGTGCGCCACGGCCGGCCGCTGGTCGTCCCGGGCGAGCCGGCCGCGTCGTGGGACCTCGACCCGGCGGCGTACGACGACGTGTGGGCGCTGCGGTCCTCCGGTCGGCTGCCGGCGCGCGCCGCGTGGTTCGCCTCGCCCGAGCCGAAGGCGCTGCAGACCGCCCAGCTGCTCACCGACGCCGACGTGGGCGTGCTCGACGACCTGCGCGAGCACGAGCGGTCGGGGGAGTGGGTGGACGACTTCGCCGGCACGGTGCGGCGCGCCTTCGAGCGCCCGGACGTGCCGGCGACGGACGGGTGGGAGCCCCTGACGGCCTGCCGCGACCGCGTGGTGCCGGCCGTGCGGCGGGTCCTGGAGGTGCACGGGGACGACGACGTGGTGCTCGTCGGTCACGGGACGGCGTGGACCGTGGTGGTCGCCGCGCTCACCGGGCGCCCGCCCGACGTCGAGCGCTGGGCGGGGCTCGCCATGCCCGACCTGATCACCGTCGACGCGGTCCCCGGCGCCTAG
- the rlmN gene encoding 23S rRNA (adenine(2503)-C(2))-methyltransferase RlmN produces the protein MSDSTPDAAREPIKTLPLVFDEPRGRKKPPRHLADLDEAGRKALLEEMGLPGFRAKQLSTHYFSRLVDDPAEMTDLPAGQRDDLVGALLPELMTPLRTMEADRGTTRKTLWKLFDGALVESVLMRYPDRATMCVSSQAGCGMACPFCATGMGGLQRNMSTAEIVEQVVAGARSLARGEVPGGPGRVSNVVFMGMGEPLANYKAVIGAVRRLTDPAPGGLGMSARGITVSTVGLVPRIRQLTEEGIPVTLALSLHAPDDELRNELVPINTRFSVAETVEAAWDYARVTKRRVSIEYAMMRGINDQAHRADLLADVLNSYGDWGWVHVNLIPLNPVEGSKWTASDPADEREFVRRLEAKGIPTTVRDTRGREIDGACGQLAAKE, from the coding sequence ATGTCCGACTCCACTCCCGATGCGGCCCGTGAGCCGATCAAGACGCTGCCCCTCGTCTTCGACGAGCCCCGCGGGCGCAAGAAGCCGCCGCGCCACCTGGCCGACCTCGACGAGGCGGGCCGCAAGGCGCTGCTGGAGGAGATGGGCCTGCCCGGCTTCCGCGCCAAGCAGCTCTCCACCCACTACTTCTCCCGCCTGGTCGACGACCCGGCCGAGATGACCGACCTCCCGGCCGGCCAGCGCGACGACCTCGTCGGCGCGCTGCTGCCCGAGCTGATGACGCCGCTGCGGACCATGGAGGCCGACCGCGGCACCACCCGCAAGACGCTGTGGAAGCTCTTCGACGGCGCGCTCGTCGAGTCGGTGCTGATGCGCTACCCCGACCGCGCCACGATGTGCGTGTCCAGCCAGGCCGGCTGCGGCATGGCCTGCCCGTTCTGCGCGACCGGCATGGGCGGTCTCCAGCGCAACATGTCGACCGCCGAGATCGTCGAGCAGGTCGTCGCCGGAGCGCGGTCCCTCGCGCGCGGCGAGGTCCCGGGAGGCCCGGGCCGTGTGTCCAACGTGGTCTTCATGGGCATGGGCGAGCCCCTCGCCAACTACAAGGCCGTCATCGGCGCCGTGCGACGCCTGACCGACCCCGCGCCGGGCGGCCTCGGGATGAGCGCCCGCGGCATCACCGTGTCCACCGTGGGGCTCGTGCCGCGCATCCGCCAGCTCACCGAGGAGGGCATCCCGGTCACGCTGGCGCTGAGCCTGCACGCCCCGGACGACGAGCTGCGCAACGAGCTGGTGCCGATCAACACGCGCTTCTCGGTCGCCGAGACCGTCGAGGCCGCGTGGGACTACGCCCGCGTGACCAAGCGCCGCGTGTCGATCGAGTACGCCATGATGCGCGGCATCAACGACCAGGCGCACCGCGCCGACCTGCTCGCCGACGTGCTCAACTCGTACGGCGACTGGGGGTGGGTGCACGTCAACCTGATCCCGCTCAACCCGGTCGAGGGGTCGAAGTGGACCGCCTCCGACCCGGCCGACGAGCGCGAGTTCGTGCGCCGGCTCGAGGCCAAGGGCATCCCGACGACCGTCCGCGACACCCGTGGGCGCGAGATCGACGGCGCCTGCGGCCAGCTCGCAGCCAAGGAGTAG
- a CDS encoding glycosyltransferase family 4 protein has product MDLLERRRRSRTVPADVVPLPVASTGRLRVLVVTESFLPQVNGVTNSVRRVLEHLAAAGHDAELVAPTGPDSYAGFPVTHARGACLPFYSDFRIGLETRRRLRATMERFRPDVVHLASPATLGHQAARAARSLGIPTVAIYQTDLVGFADRYPVPGGARAMERLTRRIHLAVDRTLAPSSASIGQLERLGVPAVHRWPRGVDQVLFDPARRDADLHARLAPDGEALVGYVGRLAPEKELELLAHVDRLPGVRLVLVGGGPEEARLRALLPRAAFLGVLHGEELARAYATLDVFVHTGRHETYCQSAQEALASGVPVVAPRAGGPVDVVDDTVAGFLYEPGDGAELAAHVERLVAQPVLHRRMALAARHSVRDRTWQAVNELLVEHYRAAAGATLSRRRAG; this is encoded by the coding sequence ATGGACCTGCTCGAGAGGCGGCGTCGCAGCCGCACCGTCCCCGCGGACGTCGTGCCGCTCCCCGTCGCGTCGACCGGGCGGCTCCGCGTCCTGGTCGTCACCGAGTCCTTCCTGCCCCAGGTCAACGGCGTGACCAACTCGGTGCGCCGGGTGCTGGAGCACCTGGCCGCCGCAGGCCACGACGCCGAGCTGGTCGCGCCGACCGGACCCGATTCGTATGCCGGCTTCCCGGTGACCCACGCACGCGGCGCCTGCCTGCCGTTCTACAGCGACTTCCGGATCGGCCTGGAGACGCGCCGGCGGCTGCGCGCGACGATGGAGCGGTTCCGTCCCGACGTCGTCCACCTCGCCTCGCCGGCCACGCTCGGCCACCAGGCGGCGCGGGCCGCGCGGTCGCTCGGCATCCCGACGGTCGCGATCTACCAGACCGACCTCGTCGGCTTCGCCGACCGCTACCCGGTGCCCGGCGGCGCCCGGGCGATGGAGCGCCTCACCCGCCGCATCCACCTCGCCGTCGACCGCACCCTCGCGCCATCGTCGGCCAGCATCGGCCAGCTCGAGCGGCTGGGAGTGCCGGCCGTGCACCGCTGGCCGCGCGGTGTCGACCAGGTGCTGTTCGACCCGGCGCGCCGCGACGCGGACCTCCACGCGCGCCTCGCGCCCGACGGAGAGGCCCTCGTCGGCTACGTCGGCCGGCTGGCGCCCGAGAAGGAGCTCGAGCTGCTGGCCCACGTCGACCGGCTGCCCGGTGTCCGGCTGGTGCTGGTGGGCGGCGGCCCGGAGGAGGCGCGGCTGCGGGCGCTGCTGCCGCGTGCGGCCTTCCTGGGCGTGCTGCACGGCGAGGAGCTCGCCCGGGCGTACGCGACGCTCGACGTGTTCGTGCACACCGGACGCCACGAGACCTACTGCCAGTCCGCGCAGGAGGCGCTGGCCAGCGGGGTGCCGGTGGTCGCGCCGCGTGCCGGCGGACCGGTCGACGTCGTCGACGACACGGTCGCCGGGTTCCTCTACGAGCCGGGCGACGGGGCCGAGCTGGCGGCGCACGTCGAGCGGCTCGTCGCCCAGCCGGTGCTCCACCGGCGGATGGCCCTCGCCGCGCGCCACAGCGTCCGTGACCGGACCTGGCAGGCGGTCAACGAGCTGCTCGTCGAGCACTACCGCGCGGCCGCCGGCGCCACGCTCAGCCGGCGTCGGGCGGGCTGA